Proteins encoded by one window of Dreissena polymorpha isolate Duluth1 chromosome 11, UMN_Dpol_1.0, whole genome shotgun sequence:
- the LOC127851560 gene encoding uncharacterized protein LOC127851560 yields MSGCYDILYLHLGSNDVCCKDSNFYRCVTEILDVVFSVCTEIHVVLCVILPRDFDVRMFPRWPLSGAQLRNYCQWIRSANSMLWELSHHVPSVRYMDYAATKQKSLYLSHDGLHLSAEGARRCLASIHDDLPNQLCVEAAVQDPTEWPALSATEVPVQEHDSTIALFSDIVQTGNKDFMENNSWSNIEGASCQEYSCQFHQALSKGVPAGGSWITLIVFTTCSLSVKWRSRFASVRMAALSSTLRTTSRRLLSRQVEVRKPVRRRSAEKKIKLNKQIC; encoded by the exons tTGTGTGACTGAGATCCTTGATGTTGTATTCAGTGTGTGCACTGAAATACACGTGGTGCTTTGCGTGATTCTTCCACGTGATTTTGATGTGAGAATGTTTCCCCGATGGCCACTCTCAGGGGCACAGTTGAGGAACTACTGCCAGTGGATAAGGAGCGCAAACAGCATGCTGTGGGAACTGAGTCACCATGTGCCTTCTGTGAGATACATGGACTATGCAGCAACTAAACAG aagtcCCTGTACTTGTCCCATGATGGACTACATCTGAGTGCTGAAGGGGCTAGGAGGTGTTTAGCATCCATACATGACGACCTGCCAAACCAGCTGTGTGTGGAGGCTGCTGTTCAAGATCCTACAGAATGGCCAGCTCTCTCAGCCACGGAAGTACCGGTTCAGGAACATGACAGCACCATAGCACTCTTTTCGGATATTGTGCAGACT GGCAACAAGGATTTCATGGAAAACAATTCTTGGAGCAACATTGAAGGAGCTTCATGCCAGGAATATTCCTGCCAGTTTCATCAAGCTTTGTCCAAAG GTGTGCCAGCTGGGGGCTCCTGGATCACCTTGATCGTTTTCACTACATGCTCACTCTCAGTGAAGTGGCGCTCCAGGTTTGCGTCCGTCAGGATGGCCGCACTCTCCTCTACCCTCCGAACAACCTCGCGACGGCTCTTATCCAGGCAGGTTGAGGTCAGGAAGCCTGTGAGAAGGAGATcggccgaaaaaaaaataaagctaaacaagcaaatttgttaa